Proteins co-encoded in one Pseudomonas fluorescens genomic window:
- a CDS encoding NEL-type E3 ubiquitin ligase domain-containing protein, whose amino-acid sequence MSTPPLSVTPVTLSEEQKLSFLLEATGDLDTAQALQKNLPAALLNATADTLAALDKAARDLQAIQSTVETHLGRLQPLNNFCIDLLNRTLSARWSAVFDVEKDHLQLPGSYCGCEPVVPPGGGPAVIPFATPTLLEAAMQNFTEDEAQPDYFPEGSVVRITSMPEGVPGLTPTAFAAFCRELNLGQQYQQHFQQVFGVKTVDGNRTATGPLVLDITTMKKHLLQLDLLLALVREHVSQEGFQTVQRLIDAGGVVDTQSLRFQGRPLIMQGIELLESCIWGVVVFSERSVESDPDQWCLVYMPGEPDQPLYEYASFTAFTTYLEFKLGVDSYKSYFTHCIGEGDKIDFFKTFADTGSLGRVRQLEMPGPLFDFMFKSHVGKLQLDARVLAVPTEDVDEEARRTRLLHYLETGMTVANAAGFVVPVLGQLMMGVAIGQMLAEIYEGIEDWSQGDRQEAFSHLLSVAENIVLMAVVGAGVKGLKSLAIRTIRKHPDFFHAFTAILDNKGQPRLWKPQLDGYEQPLPVGADPDPEVTGLYRGEGRFFARIDHHFYEVVLEPASDTWRIRHPVRPDAYAPPLKPHRHGGWRHPGEASEQWNGAYTLRRIDPNLGRFEDSRLEMIRRLTDTRFDELHRLSDDNLSLPPRLRDMIERFGIERRLRDFVRAMERGEATDARHVQEQLHVLPELANWPADRYIKVVDESDRITATYPPASIDDDTVSIIVSHEQLEKGELLQTVLDGMYPWEVEALVGANVAPADASVQLAKVIGAAVKADCRSVFDHLYHQFDRGVFGESVRLRSAFPGLPRRYARELLRRTPSVERTRLRRTGRVPMGLAQRARQALSDVRVDRALAGFYLADIASADTRTLAIRLLPRLGGWDPEFYLELRAKTLNGDVLETLGEKPLVISSSCTLVELDNGYEVFGRDRKSLGKVVSGPEDLYHAILKGLSKEQRKAIGFAQPKPEDGARLRSMLLEGALDEREGCARVLAGGKLQAAIAEPVCMSADSPVGSKTHSRRLLRQVKKLYPLFSDVQANEFLDQSGSDHLSRAIRVRQLREDLSRLREVMDTWVEDEAAMKALGGDLNEIHECRQIVAFEIEDCFRRLIFLPDEAGRLVYGLKLDGMRFGKFPTLPVGLTFDHVRQLSMQDMLLDNDAVYFLKAFTKIESLELDRNQITRLPEIISHMPNLKRLSLADNRIQLTEHSLVTLARLRTLQSLNLSGNFLGATVDVGNLFDLTYLSLRNTRATEFPKGLQLLPNLDRVDLRDNEIRDLPAWLFETPRCFSETINLRHNPISDVSRTYLYDYRRAVGIGMGYLDNDIARLDENQARSIWLTETGGEEGSRHLQMWNAIKDDPRAEGLFALLAELGNSAESANVREDMYRRVWTVLDATQSDAELREQIFDLAANPINCTDNAALNFSHLEVAVQVHHVTRASKGQRPSTKALLKLARGLFRLEQIDRIAAQHAQAQAAPDPLEVTLAYRSGLAQALELPGQPSHMRYASLAKVTGADLVEAINRIQTAELSPEWLAFLVRQPFWVEYVKSSFARQFDDARALHQEQALALFEKAEELSSADYLSEMNLCAARQEQTESALLEQLTEQVLRRVEGNICLLSGG is encoded by the coding sequence ATGTCCACTCCACCGCTATCCGTGACACCGGTCACCCTCTCGGAAGAACAGAAACTGAGCTTTTTGCTGGAAGCCACAGGCGATCTGGACACGGCCCAGGCCTTGCAGAAGAACCTGCCTGCGGCGCTGCTCAACGCCACTGCCGACACACTGGCAGCGCTGGACAAGGCTGCGCGTGATCTGCAAGCCATTCAGTCGACAGTCGAGACACATCTTGGCCGGCTGCAACCTTTGAACAATTTTTGCATTGATCTGTTGAACCGCACGCTGAGCGCCCGATGGTCCGCAGTGTTCGATGTCGAGAAAGACCACCTGCAATTGCCCGGGAGCTATTGTGGATGTGAGCCTGTGGTCCCGCCGGGGGGCGGCCCGGCGGTTATTCCGTTCGCCACTCCGACGTTGCTCGAGGCTGCCATGCAGAACTTCACGGAGGACGAGGCACAGCCCGATTACTTCCCCGAGGGAAGTGTGGTTCGGATAACCAGCATGCCGGAGGGGGTTCCCGGTCTGACGCCCACAGCGTTCGCTGCTTTTTGTCGTGAGCTGAACCTGGGGCAGCAGTATCAGCAACATTTCCAGCAGGTGTTCGGTGTCAAGACGGTGGATGGAAACCGGACAGCCACCGGTCCTCTGGTTCTCGACATCACCACCATGAAAAAACACCTGCTGCAACTGGACCTGCTTCTGGCGCTGGTGAGGGAGCACGTCTCTCAGGAGGGTTTTCAGACGGTTCAGCGCTTGATTGATGCCGGTGGCGTTGTCGACACCCAAAGCCTGCGGTTTCAGGGGCGGCCGTTGATCATGCAAGGGATCGAATTGCTCGAGAGTTGTATCTGGGGGGTTGTGGTGTTCTCCGAACGTTCGGTCGAGTCGGACCCGGATCAATGGTGCCTGGTGTACATGCCGGGAGAGCCTGATCAACCCCTGTACGAGTACGCCAGTTTCACGGCGTTCACGACGTATCTTGAATTCAAGTTGGGGGTGGACAGCTACAAAAGCTATTTCACTCACTGCATCGGCGAAGGCGACAAGATCGACTTTTTCAAGACCTTCGCCGATACCGGCAGCCTGGGGCGCGTCAGACAATTGGAAATGCCCGGTCCGCTGTTCGACTTCATGTTCAAGAGTCATGTCGGCAAGCTGCAACTCGATGCCCGTGTGCTCGCCGTGCCGACCGAGGATGTCGATGAGGAGGCGCGCAGGACGCGTCTGCTGCATTACCTGGAAACCGGTATGACGGTCGCTAACGCAGCGGGATTTGTCGTACCGGTGTTGGGGCAGTTGATGATGGGGGTCGCCATCGGACAGATGCTCGCAGAGATATATGAAGGGATCGAGGACTGGAGCCAGGGAGATCGTCAGGAAGCGTTTTCACACCTGCTCAGCGTCGCTGAGAACATTGTCCTGATGGCCGTCGTGGGGGCCGGCGTCAAAGGCCTGAAATCCCTGGCGATCAGAACGATTCGAAAACATCCTGATTTTTTCCACGCATTCACGGCCATTCTGGACAATAAGGGGCAGCCACGCTTGTGGAAGCCACAGTTGGACGGTTATGAACAGCCTTTGCCAGTGGGGGCCGATCCCGATCCCGAGGTGACGGGTTTGTACCGGGGGGAAGGCAGGTTCTTTGCCCGTATTGACCACCATTTCTATGAAGTGGTGCTGGAGCCGGCTTCCGACACCTGGCGTATCCGGCATCCTGTCCGTCCGGATGCCTACGCTCCGCCACTCAAGCCCCACCGGCATGGTGGCTGGCGTCACCCCGGGGAGGCGAGCGAGCAGTGGAACGGCGCCTACACCCTCAGACGCATAGACCCGAATCTGGGCAGGTTCGAGGACAGTCGCCTGGAGATGATCCGGCGATTGACCGACACTCGATTCGACGAATTGCATCGTCTGAGTGATGACAATCTGTCGTTGCCCCCACGGTTGCGCGACATGATCGAGCGATTTGGAATCGAACGCAGATTGCGTGATTTCGTTCGCGCCATGGAGCGTGGCGAGGCGACCGACGCCCGTCATGTCCAGGAGCAGTTGCACGTGTTGCCCGAACTCGCGAACTGGCCGGCCGATCGCTACATCAAGGTCGTGGATGAAAGCGACCGTATCACCGCGACCTATCCTCCTGCATCGATTGACGATGACACGGTGAGCATTATCGTGAGTCATGAGCAACTGGAAAAAGGAGAGCTGCTGCAAACTGTTCTGGACGGCATGTACCCCTGGGAGGTCGAGGCACTTGTGGGGGCGAACGTTGCCCCGGCTGATGCCAGCGTGCAGCTGGCGAAAGTGATCGGGGCTGCGGTCAAGGCCGATTGCAGGTCGGTCTTCGATCACCTTTACCACCAATTCGACCGCGGCGTCTTCGGTGAGTCGGTCAGGCTGCGCAGCGCTTTTCCCGGTTTGCCGAGGAGGTATGCTCGGGAGCTGCTCAGGCGTACGCCAAGCGTCGAACGGACACGTTTGCGCAGGACCGGGCGAGTGCCCATGGGGTTGGCACAGAGGGCCCGTCAGGCCTTGAGCGATGTGCGTGTGGATCGGGCATTGGCAGGTTTTTACCTGGCGGATATCGCCAGTGCCGATACCAGGACACTGGCGATACGGTTGTTACCCCGGCTAGGTGGCTGGGATCCTGAGTTCTATCTGGAACTGCGGGCGAAAACACTGAACGGTGATGTGCTGGAAACGTTGGGCGAGAAACCGCTCGTTATTTCAAGTTCATGTACGTTGGTCGAACTCGACAATGGCTACGAAGTGTTTGGCCGTGACAGGAAGTCGCTCGGCAAAGTCGTGTCCGGCCCGGAAGACCTTTATCACGCGATTCTCAAAGGGCTGTCAAAGGAGCAGCGCAAGGCCATCGGATTTGCGCAGCCGAAGCCGGAAGATGGCGCACGCCTGCGCAGTATGCTGCTGGAAGGCGCCCTGGATGAGCGCGAGGGGTGCGCTCGGGTGTTGGCGGGGGGGAAGTTGCAAGCGGCGATCGCCGAACCTGTGTGTATGTCTGCCGACTCCCCCGTCGGTTCGAAAACGCATTCGCGTCGTTTATTGCGTCAGGTGAAAAAGCTTTACCCCTTGTTTTCCGACGTGCAAGCCAATGAGTTTCTGGATCAGTCGGGGAGTGATCATCTGTCCAGGGCGATCAGGGTCCGGCAGTTGCGAGAGGACTTGAGCCGGCTGCGGGAAGTGATGGATACCTGGGTCGAGGATGAAGCTGCCATGAAGGCCCTGGGCGGTGATCTGAATGAAATACACGAGTGCCGGCAAATCGTGGCGTTCGAAATCGAGGACTGTTTTCGACGTTTGATCTTCCTGCCCGATGAGGCCGGGCGACTTGTCTACGGTCTGAAGCTCGATGGCATGCGCTTCGGTAAATTTCCGACCTTGCCGGTGGGTTTGACGTTTGACCATGTCAGGCAATTGTCCATGCAGGACATGTTGCTGGACAACGATGCCGTTTATTTCCTCAAAGCCTTCACGAAAATCGAGTCCCTCGAGCTGGATCGCAATCAAATCACCCGATTGCCCGAGATCATTTCGCATATGCCGAATCTCAAGCGGCTGAGCCTGGCCGACAACAGGATTCAGCTGACCGAGCACTCGCTGGTGACGTTAGCCAGGTTACGCACCCTGCAAAGCCTGAATCTCAGCGGGAACTTCCTCGGCGCTACGGTGGATGTCGGTAATCTGTTCGATTTGACGTACCTCTCCTTGCGTAATACCCGCGCCACCGAGTTTCCGAAGGGTCTGCAATTGCTGCCCAATCTGGATCGGGTGGATCTGCGGGACAACGAAATCCGTGATCTGCCTGCCTGGCTGTTTGAAACGCCCCGATGCTTCAGTGAAACGATCAATTTGCGCCATAACCCGATTTCCGATGTCAGCAGAACTTATCTTTATGACTACCGCAGGGCGGTCGGAATCGGTATGGGTTATCTGGATAACGATATCGCGCGACTGGACGAAAACCAGGCGCGTTCGATCTGGTTGACCGAGACGGGAGGAGAAGAGGGCTCCCGGCATCTGCAGATGTGGAACGCGATCAAGGATGATCCGAGGGCCGAAGGTCTGTTCGCTCTGCTGGCGGAGCTGGGCAATTCCGCCGAGTCCGCCAATGTGCGCGAGGATATGTACCGGCGGGTCTGGACGGTTCTGGACGCGACGCAGAGCGATGCCGAACTGCGGGAGCAGATTTTCGATCTGGCGGCCAACCCGATCAATTGCACGGACAATGCGGCGTTGAACTTCAGCCACCTGGAAGTTGCAGTGCAGGTCCACCATGTGACACGTGCCAGCAAGGGGCAACGCCCTTCGACGAAGGCGCTGCTGAAACTGGCGAGGGGCCTGTTCCGGCTTGAGCAGATTGACCGGATCGCCGCGCAACACGCGCAGGCCCAAGCGGCACCTGACCCGCTGGAAGTGACTCTTGCCTACCGCTCGGGTCTGGCGCAGGCACTCGAATTGCCCGGACAACCTTCGCACATGCGTTACGCCTCACTCGCGAAGGTGACAGGGGCGGATCTGGTGGAGGCCATCAATCGAATCCAGACGGCAGAACTGTCTCCCGAGTGGCTGGCGTTTCTGGTTCGCCAGCCCTTCTGGGTCGAATACGTGAAAAGCAGTTTTGCCCGGCAGTTCGACGATGCCCGCGCACTTCATCAGGAGCAAGCCCTGGCGTTATTCGAGAAAGCTGAAGAACTCAGCTCAGCCGACTATCTGAGCGAAATGAACCTGTGTGCCGCCCGGCAGGAGCAAACGGAAAGCGCCTTGCTCGAGCAATTGACCGAGCAGGTGCTGCGGCGGGTGGAGGGCAATATCTGCCTGCTGTCCGGTGGCTGA
- a CDS encoding N-acetylglutaminylglutamine amidotransferase, with product MCGLAGELRFDQQPADLAAIERITHHLAPRGPDAWGFHAQGPIALGHRRLKIMDLSDGSAQPMIDSRLGLSLAFNGAIYNFPELRAELEALGYAFYSGGDTEVLLKGYHAWGEALLPKLNGMFAFAIWERDAQRLFIARDRLGVKPLYLSRTGQRLRFASALPALLKGGDINPILDPVALNHYLNFHAVVPAPRTLLAGIEKLPPASWMRIEADGTTEQKTWWTLPYGPREDEKNLTLEDWRDRVLDSTREAVAIRQRAAVDVGVLLSGGVDSSMLVGLLREVGVENLSTFSIGFQDAGGERGDEFQYSDLIAQHYGTHHHQLRIDEREIIEQLPAAFRAMSEPMVSHDCIAFYLLSREVAKHCKVVQSGQGADELFAGYHWYPQVDGAADPYAAYREAFFDRSYDDYAATVQPKWLTANDAAGDFVKEHFAQPGADAAVDKALRLDSTVMLVDDPVKRVDNMTMAWGLEARTPFLDYRLVELSARIPGKFKLPDGGKQVLKEAARRVIPSEVIDRKKGYFPVPGLKHLQGDTLNWVRELLLDPSQDRGLFNPAMLDKLLTDPQSQLTPLRGSKLWQLAALNLWLSEQGI from the coding sequence ATGTGCGGATTAGCTGGCGAGTTACGTTTTGATCAACAACCTGCAGACCTTGCAGCCATCGAGCGAATCACCCATCACCTGGCGCCTCGCGGCCCCGACGCCTGGGGCTTTCACGCTCAGGGGCCGATTGCCCTGGGCCATCGACGCCTGAAAATCATGGACCTGTCGGACGGCTCGGCGCAGCCGATGATCGACAGTCGACTGGGCCTGTCCCTGGCCTTCAATGGCGCGATCTACAACTTCCCGGAACTGCGCGCCGAACTTGAAGCGCTCGGTTATGCGTTCTACTCCGGCGGCGACACCGAAGTGCTGCTCAAGGGTTATCACGCCTGGGGCGAAGCGCTGCTGCCGAAACTCAACGGCATGTTTGCCTTCGCCATCTGGGAGCGCGATGCCCAGCGCCTGTTCATCGCCCGCGACCGCCTCGGCGTCAAACCGCTGTACCTGTCGCGCACCGGCCAGCGCCTGCGCTTCGCCTCGGCCCTGCCGGCGTTGCTCAAGGGCGGCGATATCAACCCGATCCTCGATCCGGTGGCGCTCAACCATTACCTGAATTTCCACGCCGTGGTGCCTGCGCCGCGCACCTTGCTGGCAGGCATCGAAAAGCTGCCGCCGGCGAGCTGGATGCGGATTGAGGCAGACGGCACCACTGAGCAGAAAACCTGGTGGACGCTGCCCTACGGCCCACGCGAAGACGAGAAAAACCTGACTTTGGAAGACTGGCGCGACCGCGTGCTCGACAGCACCCGTGAGGCGGTAGCGATCCGCCAACGGGCGGCGGTGGATGTCGGCGTGCTGCTTTCCGGCGGCGTCGATTCAAGCATGCTCGTTGGCCTGCTGCGCGAAGTGGGCGTGGAGAACCTGTCGACCTTTTCCATCGGTTTCCAGGATGCCGGCGGTGAACGCGGCGACGAGTTTCAGTACTCCGATCTGATCGCCCAACACTACGGCACCCATCACCACCAACTGCGCATCGACGAAAGAGAAATCATCGAGCAACTGCCCGCCGCGTTCCGCGCCATGAGCGAGCCGATGGTCAGCCACGACTGCATCGCCTTCTATCTGCTGTCTCGAGAAGTGGCCAAGCATTGCAAGGTTGTACAGAGCGGCCAGGGCGCCGACGAGTTGTTCGCCGGTTATCACTGGTATCCGCAAGTGGACGGCGCGGCCGATCCGTATGCGGCCTATCGCGAGGCGTTTTTCGACCGCAGCTACGACGACTATGCGGCCACGGTGCAGCCGAAATGGCTGACCGCCAATGACGCTGCCGGCGACTTCGTGAAGGAGCATTTCGCACAACCCGGCGCCGATGCCGCAGTCGACAAGGCCCTGCGTCTGGACAGCACGGTGATGCTGGTGGACGACCCGGTCAAACGCGTCGACAACATGACCATGGCCTGGGGCCTGGAGGCGCGCACGCCGTTTCTCGACTATCGCCTGGTGGAATTGTCGGCCCGTATTCCCGGCAAATTCAAACTCCCCGACGGCGGCAAGCAGGTCTTGAAAGAAGCCGCGCGACGGGTCATCCCAAGTGAAGTGATCGACCGCAAAAAAGGTTACTTCCCGGTGCCGGGCCTCAAACATTTGCAAGGCGACACCCTGAACTGGGTGCGCGAACTGCTGCTGGATCCGAGTCAGGATCGCGGCCTGTTCAACCCCGCCATGCTCGACAAGCTGCTGACTGATCCACAAAGCCAGTTGACCCCGCTGCGCGGCTCCAAGCTGTGGCAACTGGCGGCTTTGAACCTGTGGCTCAGCGAACAAGGAATCTGA
- the ngg gene encoding N-acetylglutaminylglutamine synthetase has product MKPHATAYSQRLLRGQTPSYERLQARLAEDGNQPSAEPIAVHCGWGRLLIGHTFPDPASLARELLNEHPGERDIALYVAAPQQVLGLEPTQLFLDPSDTLRLWFSDYRQATRVFRGFRIRRAQSEEDWQSINQLYQARGMLPIDASLLTPHHQGGPVYWLAEDDDSGAVIGSVMGLNHQKAYNDPENGSSLWCLAVDPQCSRPGVGEVLVRHLIEHFMSRGLSYLDLSVLHDNRQAKNLYAKLGFRNLPTFAIKRKNGINQPLFLGPGPEAQFNPYARIIVEEAHRRGIDVQVDDADAGLFTLSHGGRRVRCRESLSDLTSAISMNLCQDKSLTHKVLKAAGLNVPSQQLAGNADDNLAFLDEHQRVVVKPLDGEQGQGVAVDLQTIEDVQQAIEAARQFDTRVLLESFHEGFDLRILVIGFEVVAAAIRRPAEVVGDGHHSIGALIEAQSRRRQAATSGESKIPLDHETQRTLHAAGYDYSSILPAGEHLFVRRTANLHTGGTLEDVTAILHPTLADAAVRAARALEIPMVGLDLMVPAADQPAYVFIEANERAGLANHEPQPTAERFVDLLFPHSQPAA; this is encoded by the coding sequence ATGAAACCTCACGCCACGGCTTACAGCCAACGGCTGCTGCGCGGTCAGACACCCTCCTACGAACGATTGCAGGCGCGCCTGGCCGAAGATGGCAATCAACCGAGCGCCGAGCCGATTGCCGTGCATTGCGGCTGGGGCCGGTTGCTGATCGGCCACACCTTTCCCGACCCGGCGAGCCTCGCCCGGGAATTGCTCAACGAGCATCCGGGTGAGCGCGATATCGCGTTGTACGTGGCTGCGCCACAGCAGGTTCTCGGCCTGGAACCGACTCAACTGTTTCTCGATCCGTCCGATACCTTGCGCCTATGGTTCAGCGATTACCGTCAGGCAACGCGGGTGTTTCGCGGTTTCCGCATCCGTCGTGCGCAAAGCGAAGAGGACTGGCAGTCGATCAATCAGCTGTATCAGGCACGCGGCATGTTGCCGATCGACGCCTCCCTGCTCACTCCGCATCATCAGGGCGGCCCGGTGTACTGGCTGGCGGAAGACGACGACAGTGGCGCGGTGATCGGCAGCGTCATGGGCCTCAATCACCAGAAGGCTTACAACGACCCGGAAAACGGCAGCAGCCTGTGGTGCCTGGCAGTCGATCCGCAGTGCTCGCGTCCCGGGGTCGGTGAAGTGCTGGTGCGCCATCTGATCGAGCATTTCATGAGTCGGGGTCTGAGCTACCTCGATCTGTCGGTGCTGCATGACAACCGGCAGGCGAAAAACCTCTACGCCAAACTCGGTTTTCGCAACCTGCCGACGTTTGCCATCAAGCGCAAGAACGGCATCAACCAGCCGCTGTTCCTCGGCCCGGGGCCGGAGGCGCAATTCAACCCTTATGCGCGGATCATCGTCGAGGAAGCCCATCGGCGCGGCATCGATGTGCAAGTGGATGACGCCGATGCCGGGCTGTTCACCCTCAGTCATGGCGGGCGCCGGGTGCGTTGCCGCGAATCCCTGAGCGACCTGACCAGCGCCATCAGCATGAACCTGTGCCAGGACAAAAGCCTGACCCACAAAGTGTTGAAAGCCGCCGGGTTGAATGTGCCGTCGCAGCAGTTGGCAGGGAACGCGGACGACAACCTGGCCTTCCTCGATGAACACCAGCGAGTGGTGGTCAAACCGCTGGATGGCGAACAGGGCCAAGGCGTGGCGGTGGATCTGCAGACCATCGAGGACGTGCAGCAAGCCATCGAAGCAGCCAGGCAGTTCGACACTCGCGTGCTGCTCGAGAGCTTCCACGAAGGCTTCGACCTGCGGATTCTGGTGATCGGTTTCGAGGTCGTGGCCGCAGCGATCCGCCGGCCGGCGGAAGTGGTCGGCGACGGCCATCATTCCATCGGCGCGCTGATCGAAGCGCAGAGTCGGCGACGGCAAGCGGCCACCAGTGGCGAAAGCAAGATCCCGCTGGATCATGAAACCCAGCGCACTCTGCACGCGGCCGGTTACGACTACAGCAGCATTCTGCCGGCGGGTGAGCATCTGTTCGTGCGACGCACGGCGAACCTCCACACCGGTGGCACGCTGGAAGACGTCACCGCGATCCTGCACCCGACCCTGGCCGACGCTGCCGTGCGTGCGGCCCGGGCACTGGAAATCCCCATGGTCGGACTCGACCTGATGGTACCGGCGGCAGATCAACCGGCTTACGTGTTCATCGAAGCCAACGAGCGGGCGGGTCTTGCCAACCATGAGCCTCAACCGACGGCCGAGCGCTTTGTCGATCTGTTGTTTCCGCACAGTCAGCCGGCCGCTTGA
- a CDS encoding osmoprotectant NAGGN system M42 family peptidase, with product MTTQIPEPDLNYLQKVLLEMLAIPSPTGFTDTIVRYVAERLEELGIPFEMTRRGTIRATLKGKKNSPDRAVSAHLDTIGAAVRAVKDNGRLTLAPVGCWSSRFAEGSRVSLFTDNGVIRGSVLPLMASGHAFNTAVDEMPISWDHVELRLDAYCATRADCDSLGISVGDVVAFDPLPEFTESGHISARHLDDKAGVAALLAALKAIVDSGQELMIDCHPLFTITEETGSGAAAALPWDVSEFVGIDIAPVAPGQHSSEHAVSVAMQDSGGPYDYHLSRHLLRLAGEHELPVRRDLFRYYFSDAHSAVTAGHDIRTALLAFGCDATHGYERTHIDSLAALSRLLGAYILSPPVFASDAQPATGSLDRFSHQIEHETQMESDTRVPSVDSLVGQRSDS from the coding sequence ATGACCACCCAAATTCCCGAACCGGATCTGAATTACCTGCAGAAAGTCCTGCTGGAAATGCTCGCCATTCCCAGCCCTACCGGGTTTACCGACACCATCGTGCGTTACGTCGCCGAACGTCTGGAGGAACTTGGCATTCCCTTCGAAATGACCCGTCGCGGCACGATTCGCGCCACCCTCAAGGGCAAGAAAAACAGCCCTGACCGCGCTGTCTCGGCGCACCTGGACACCATCGGCGCCGCCGTGCGCGCGGTGAAAGACAACGGCCGTCTCACCCTGGCGCCGGTGGGCTGCTGGTCGAGCCGCTTCGCCGAAGGCAGCCGCGTCAGCCTGTTCACCGACAACGGCGTGATCCGCGGCAGCGTGTTGCCGCTGATGGCGTCCGGGCATGCCTTCAACACGGCCGTGGACGAGATGCCGATCAGCTGGGATCACGTCGAGCTGCGGCTGGACGCCTATTGTGCGACCCGCGCCGATTGCGATTCGCTGGGCATCAGCGTCGGCGATGTCGTCGCCTTCGACCCGCTGCCGGAATTCACCGAAAGTGGTCACATCAGCGCTCGTCACCTGGATGACAAGGCCGGCGTCGCCGCACTGCTGGCAGCATTGAAAGCCATCGTCGACAGCGGTCAGGAGTTGATGATCGATTGCCATCCGCTGTTCACCATCACCGAGGAAACCGGCAGCGGTGCAGCCGCGGCGTTGCCGTGGGACGTCAGCGAATTCGTCGGTATCGACATCGCCCCGGTCGCGCCCGGCCAGCACTCCAGCGAACATGCCGTGAGCGTGGCGATGCAGGATTCCGGTGGACCGTACGACTATCACCTGTCGCGGCACTTGTTGCGCCTGGCCGGCGAACACGAACTGCCGGTGCGCCGTGACCTGTTCCGCTACTACTTCAGCGATGCCCACTCGGCGGTCACCGCCGGTCACGACATCCGCACCGCCCTGCTCGCCTTCGGCTGCGACGCAACCCACGGCTACGAACGCACGCACATCGACAGCCTGGCCGCGCTCAGTCGCTTGCTGGGGGCGTACATTCTGAGCCCGCCAGTGTTCGCCAGCGATGCCCAACCGGCCACCGGGTCACTGGACCGTTTCAGTCATCAGATCGAACACGAAACGCAAATGGAGAGCGACACCCGTGTGCCATCGGTGGACAGCCTGGTGGGGCAACGCTCGGACAGTTGA
- a CDS encoding YheU family protein — translation MLIPYDALEVDTLTRLIEDFVTRDGTDNGDDTPLETRVLRVRQALIKGQALIVFDPESEQCQLMLKHDVPKHLFD, via the coding sequence ATGCTGATTCCCTACGACGCGCTCGAAGTCGACACCCTGACCCGCCTGATCGAGGATTTCGTCACCCGCGACGGCACCGACAACGGTGACGACACGCCATTGGAAACCCGCGTTCTGCGGGTTCGCCAGGCCCTGATCAAAGGCCAGGCGCTGATCGTTTTCGATCCGGAAAGCGAGCAATGCCAGTTGATGCTCAAGCACGACGTGCCCAAGCACCTGTTCGACTGA
- the csrA gene encoding carbon storage regulator CsrA yields MLVLSRVVGELISIGDNITLRVLAVNGSSVRFGVEAPKQVNVHRAEVYERIQRKQASGKGR; encoded by the coding sequence ATGCTTGTACTCAGCCGTGTTGTCGGTGAACTGATTTCCATCGGCGACAACATCACTTTGCGCGTTCTGGCGGTCAACGGCTCCAGCGTGCGGTTCGGCGTCGAGGCGCCAAAGCAGGTCAATGTGCACCGCGCCGAAGTCTACGAGCGGATCCAGCGCAAACAGGCCAGCGGCAAGGGCCGCTGA
- a CDS encoding YnfA family protein encodes MLNYLWFFLAALFEIAGCFAFWMWLRQGKSALWVIPALLSLTLFALLLTRVEATYAGRAYAAYGGIYIIASIGWLAVVERIRPLGSDWIGVALCVIGASVILFGPRFSAT; translated from the coding sequence ATGCTCAATTACCTGTGGTTTTTCCTCGCCGCGCTGTTTGAAATCGCCGGCTGTTTCGCGTTCTGGATGTGGCTGCGCCAGGGCAAGAGCGCCTTGTGGGTTATCCCGGCGCTGCTCAGCCTGACCCTGTTTGCGCTGCTGTTGACGCGTGTTGAAGCAACCTACGCCGGCCGCGCCTACGCTGCTTACGGCGGCATCTACATCATTGCCTCGATTGGCTGGCTGGCCGTGGTCGAGCGTATCCGTCCGCTGGGATCAGACTGGATCGGTGTCGCCTTGTGTGTAATCGGGGCCAGCGTGATTCTGTTCGGGCCTCGGTTTTCGGCGACCTGA